In one Micromonospora polyrhachis genomic region, the following are encoded:
- a CDS encoding chorismate-binding protein produces the protein MRQIGPLVVRTLTAPAVVPPLCAGSLRERDRLQWWVGDGGDPADLAGEFLTGHGLAGQLTGNLPAVARPHTAAHDPAVPCGAAMFVSAAAGAILAGGPAGPPSPAPAVPDLVVVVYEHRAHPDPSTTTGGTPTSWRLGPWRPSWTEQQHADAVEAARAAIGRGDVYQVNVVGHSAAPYAGDPRPALARLSRLPGARYGGVLTGPGWAIGCASPETLVEVTGGRAVTRPIKGTRPATGTGHRELLASAKERAEHVMIVDLERNDLAQVARTGSVRVDELYAVRRWCDLWQAESTVSAELADGVDLADLLRAVCPGGSVTGAPKLAALAQIAALEPVGRGASMGAFGWVGTDRIDLGLTIRTVAVDADRVHLWAGGGITWGSEPHAEVAEAAAKAAPVRAALADR, from the coding sequence ATGAGGCAGATAGGTCCACTCGTCGTGCGAACACTGACAGCCCCGGCAGTCGTACCACCGTTGTGTGCCGGTTCCCTCCGGGAACGTGACCGGCTGCAGTGGTGGGTCGGTGACGGCGGCGACCCGGCCGACCTGGCCGGCGAATTCCTGACCGGTCACGGGCTCGCCGGACAGTTGACCGGGAACCTTCCTGCTGTCGCCCGGCCCCACACCGCCGCCCATGATCCAGCCGTACCGTGCGGAGCGGCGATGTTCGTCTCCGCCGCCGCCGGCGCGATCCTGGCCGGCGGCCCCGCCGGCCCGCCCAGCCCGGCGCCGGCCGTACCCGACCTGGTGGTGGTGGTCTACGAACACCGGGCGCATCCCGACCCGTCCACCACCACCGGAGGTACGCCGACCAGCTGGCGGCTCGGGCCCTGGCGGCCCAGTTGGACAGAACAGCAGCACGCCGACGCCGTCGAGGCGGCCCGGGCAGCCATCGGCCGAGGTGACGTCTACCAGGTCAACGTGGTCGGCCACAGCGCCGCGCCGTACGCCGGTGATCCCCGGCCCGCTCTGGCCCGGCTCAGCCGGCTACCCGGTGCCCGCTATGGCGGGGTGCTCACCGGCCCCGGCTGGGCCATCGGTTGCGCCTCACCGGAAACCCTGGTCGAGGTCACCGGCGGACGAGCAGTGACCCGGCCGATCAAGGGCACCCGGCCGGCCACCGGAACCGGCCACCGGGAACTGCTCGCCTCGGCCAAGGAACGGGCCGAACACGTCATGATCGTCGACCTGGAACGCAACGACCTGGCCCAGGTGGCCCGTACCGGGTCGGTACGGGTCGACGAGCTGTACGCCGTACGCCGCTGGTGTGACCTGTGGCAGGCGGAGTCGACGGTATCGGCGGAGCTCGCCGACGGTGTCGACCTGGCCGACCTGCTCCGAGCGGTCTGCCCCGGCGGCTCGGTCACCGGCGCTCCCAAACTCGCCGCGCTGGCCCAGATCGCCGCCCTGGAGCCCGTCGGCCGGGGGGCCAGCATGGGTGCGTTCGGCTGGGTCGGAACCGACCGCATCGACCTGGGGCTGACCATCCGCACCGTCGCGGTCGACGCCGACCGGGTCCACCTGTGGGCCGGCGGCGGGATCACCTGGGGCAGCGAACCGCACGCCGAGGTGGCCGAGGCGGCGGCCAAGGCCGCCCCGGTCCGCGCCGCCCTGGCCGACCGGTAA
- a CDS encoding DUF5999 family protein produces MCQHQPTCPSAEATDRDAARVIACFPEQGWSLLCNGVIVFEDTGELLPDGSPIAPHRGPARHALAA; encoded by the coding sequence ATGTGCCAGCACCAGCCCACCTGTCCCTCCGCCGAAGCAACCGACCGAGATGCCGCCCGGGTCATCGCCTGCTTTCCTGAGCAGGGATGGAGCCTGCTCTGCAACGGTGTGATCGTGTTCGAGGACACCGGTGAGCTGCTGCCCGACGGCAGTCCGATCGCACCACACCGCGGTCCAGCCCGACACGCCCTAGCCGCCTGA
- the gcvP gene encoding aminomethyl-transferring glycine dehydrogenase translates to MTAEPFVVRHVGPDPGEERRMLETVGYASVDELMDAAIPEVIRWHGTLDLPPAATEAETIAELRAIAARNTVAVSMIGLGYHGTHTPAVIRRNVLENPAWYTAYTPYQPEISQGRLEALLNFQTMVTDLTGLATANASMLDEGTAAAEAMTLARRAAKTKSPVYVVDADTLPQTISVIATRAEPLGIEVRVLDLGTEALPEEFFGLHLQYPGASGAVRDHGDLVSAAHAVGALVTVAADLLALTLLRSPGEIGADIAAGTTQRFGVPMGFGGPHAGYLAVRAGLERMLPGRLVGVSRDADGNRAYRLALQTREQHIRREKATSNICTAQVLLAVMASMYAVYHGPDGLTAIAWRTGAHAATLAAGLRAGGVTVAHDDFFDTVTAVVPGRAEAVVAAAAEQGVNLRLVGTDRVGIACDETTTEAHLAAVWAAFGVPRFPGRAEPALPVGLARGTDFLTHPVFHRHRSETSMLRYLRRLADSDYALDRGMIPLGSCTMKLNATTEMEPVSWPEFADIHPFAPAAQTTGYRQLVTALEGWLAEVTGYDAVSVQPNAGSQGELAGLLAIRGYHRDRGEGHRDVCLIPSSAHGTNAASAVMAGMRVVVVACDADGNVDLVDLDRRIEAHRDTLAAIMVTYPSTHGVYETGIASLCAKVHDAGGQVYVDGANLNALLGFAKPGTFGADVSHLNLHKTFCIPHGGGGPGVGPVAVRSHLAPYLPGDPLTAADSDATVVRPAISAARHGSAGILPIPWAYLRMMGPDGLARATGVAVLAANYVAARLRGHYPVLYTGNKGLVAHECILDLRPLTKATGVSVDDVAKRLIDYGFHAPTMSFPVAGTLMVEPTESEDLAELDRFCDAMIAIREEIDRVESGQWPARDNPLSNAPHTAAMVTADEWTRPYPRSVAAYPDGVDRAAKYWPPVRRIDGAYGDRNLVCACPPPEAFEN, encoded by the coding sequence ATGACCGCTGAACCCTTCGTCGTACGCCACGTCGGCCCGGATCCCGGCGAGGAACGCCGGATGTTGGAGACCGTGGGATACGCCTCCGTCGACGAGTTGATGGACGCCGCGATTCCCGAGGTGATCCGCTGGCACGGCACCCTGGACCTGCCCCCGGCGGCGACCGAGGCCGAGACCATCGCCGAACTGCGGGCCATCGCGGCCCGCAACACGGTGGCCGTGTCGATGATCGGGCTCGGCTACCACGGCACCCACACCCCGGCGGTGATCCGCCGTAACGTGCTGGAGAACCCGGCCTGGTACACGGCGTACACGCCGTACCAGCCGGAGATCAGCCAGGGTCGGCTGGAGGCGCTGCTCAACTTCCAGACGATGGTCACCGATCTGACCGGGCTGGCCACCGCGAACGCGTCGATGCTCGACGAGGGCACCGCGGCGGCGGAGGCGATGACCCTGGCCCGCCGCGCCGCCAAGACCAAGAGCCCGGTGTACGTCGTCGACGCCGACACCCTGCCGCAGACCATCTCGGTGATCGCCACCCGGGCCGAACCGCTCGGCATCGAGGTGCGGGTGCTGGACCTGGGCACCGAGGCTCTGCCGGAGGAGTTCTTCGGCCTGCACCTGCAGTACCCTGGCGCGTCCGGTGCGGTCCGCGACCACGGTGATCTGGTCAGCGCCGCCCATGCCGTCGGGGCACTGGTCACCGTCGCCGCCGATCTGCTCGCCCTGACCCTGCTGCGGTCGCCGGGGGAGATCGGTGCCGACATCGCCGCCGGCACCACGCAACGCTTCGGCGTACCGATGGGTTTCGGTGGGCCGCACGCCGGCTACCTGGCGGTGCGGGCCGGCCTGGAGCGGATGCTGCCCGGCCGTCTGGTCGGGGTGTCCCGGGACGCGGACGGTAACCGGGCCTACCGGCTGGCGTTGCAGACCCGTGAGCAGCACATCCGCCGGGAGAAGGCGACCAGCAACATCTGTACCGCCCAGGTGCTGCTGGCCGTGATGGCCAGCATGTACGCCGTCTACCACGGTCCGGACGGGTTGACCGCGATCGCCTGGCGGACCGGCGCGCACGCCGCCACCCTGGCCGCCGGGCTGCGCGCCGGCGGCGTCACCGTCGCCCACGACGACTTCTTCGACACCGTGACCGCCGTGGTGCCGGGCCGGGCGGAAGCAGTGGTGGCTGCCGCCGCCGAACAGGGGGTCAACCTGCGACTGGTCGGCACCGACCGGGTGGGGATCGCCTGCGACGAAACCACCACCGAGGCGCACCTGGCGGCGGTCTGGGCGGCGTTCGGGGTGCCCCGGTTCCCCGGCCGGGCCGAACCGGCGCTGCCCGTCGGACTGGCCCGCGGGACCGACTTCCTGACCCATCCGGTATTCCACCGTCACCGGTCCGAGACGTCGATGCTGCGGTACCTGCGGCGGCTGGCCGACTCCGACTATGCCCTGGACCGGGGCATGATCCCACTGGGTTCCTGCACGATGAAGCTCAACGCCACCACCGAGATGGAGCCGGTGAGCTGGCCGGAGTTCGCCGACATCCACCCGTTCGCGCCGGCCGCGCAGACCACCGGCTACCGTCAACTGGTCACCGCCCTGGAGGGCTGGCTGGCCGAGGTGACCGGCTACGACGCGGTGAGCGTGCAACCCAACGCCGGTTCGCAGGGGGAACTCGCCGGCCTGCTCGCCATCCGTGGCTACCACCGGGATCGGGGCGAGGGGCATCGTGACGTGTGTCTGATCCCGTCGTCGGCGCACGGCACCAACGCCGCCAGCGCGGTGATGGCCGGCATGCGGGTGGTCGTGGTGGCCTGTGACGCCGACGGCAACGTGGACCTGGTCGACCTGGACCGCAGGATCGAGGCGCATCGGGACACCCTGGCCGCGATCATGGTCACCTACCCGTCCACCCACGGGGTGTACGAGACGGGCATCGCCTCGCTGTGCGCCAAGGTCCACGACGCTGGTGGCCAGGTGTACGTCGACGGCGCCAACCTCAACGCGCTGCTCGGGTTCGCCAAGCCGGGCACATTCGGTGCCGACGTGTCCCATCTCAACCTGCACAAGACCTTCTGCATCCCGCACGGTGGCGGGGGGCCCGGGGTCGGTCCGGTCGCGGTCCGGTCGCACCTGGCACCGTACCTGCCCGGCGACCCGCTGACCGCCGCCGACAGCGACGCGACCGTGGTCCGGCCGGCGATCTCCGCGGCCCGGCACGGGTCGGCCGGCATCCTGCCCATCCCGTGGGCCTACCTGCGGATGATGGGGCCGGACGGGCTGGCCCGGGCCACCGGCGTGGCGGTCCTGGCGGCCAACTATGTGGCAGCCCGGCTACGTGGGCACTACCCGGTGCTCTACACCGGCAACAAGGGGCTGGTCGCGCACGAGTGCATCCTGGACCTGCGGCCGTTGACCAAGGCGACCGGGGTGAGCGTGGACGACGTGGCGAAGCGGCTGATCGACTACGGGTTCCACGCGCCGACCATGTCCTTCCCGGTGGCCGGGACGCTGATGGTGGAGCCGACCGAGAGCGAGGACCTGGCCGAGCTGGACCGGTTCTGCGACGCGATGATCGCCATCCGGGAGGAGATCGACCGGGTCGAGTCGGGTCAGTGGCCGGCGAGGGACAATCCCCTGTCGAACGCTCCGCACACCGCCGCGATGGTCACTGCCGACGAGTGGACCCGCCCATATCCACGATCCGTGGCGGCCTACCCGGACGGGGTGGACCGGGCGGCGAAGTACTGGCCGCCGGTGCGCCGCATCGACGGTGCGTACGGCGACCGTAACCTGGTCTGCGCCTGTCCGCCGCCGGAGGCGTTCGAGAACTGA
- a CDS encoding AfsR/SARP family transcriptional regulator — MALYLRLLGPVEMLAHGVNVNIGGPKARAFLAMLLLNPNEAVSLDRLTDSLWEEQPPPSAIANLRNYAASIRAALRRSGDVYSARLIADNGRYQLRVEQKELDVRQFEVLATEGREALRRMDWSGARHLLDQARRLWRGKAAENVARSAVLDSYLVALDECRLGVEEDHVEALLALGDCWRVIGRLRQFLIDHPYRERAWELLMLALYRSGDAVAGLAAYEQVRKALVDGLGIEPSASLARLQCAILQRDPRLTSNEGLRILDHPSAERAATAPLVSVVPRQLPAAPVPFVGREAECAQLDRILTGRVAEAPAVVAISGPPGVGKSALALRAAHEHADRFPDGQVYLDLLGTRSDRPPLTPVDTLNSLLTALGDDRAPSLPWPAATARLRSLMAARRLLIILDNIAEFRQIKELIPAGPHSLVLLTSRRVLAPTVTGHRLDLRDLPSTQALALLDQILLDNRVREEPGAGRQLVDLCERRPLAVTIVGGILAARPDLPLSTYAGRLVDERTRLTELEFEHLSVRSALWSSYRCLLDSCRPIDRLATRIFEHMGLIPAGKLYAAEVAARLGVSVSATEAALGRLVRERLLTDCPADGAYRRSDLVRLFAAEQAKVARQPDRPNPDSRSPAT, encoded by the coding sequence ATGGCGCTGTACCTTCGACTGCTCGGACCTGTGGAAATGCTGGCGCATGGCGTGAACGTCAATATCGGTGGCCCCAAAGCCCGGGCTTTCCTCGCGATGCTGCTGCTCAACCCCAACGAGGCGGTTTCTCTGGACAGGCTCACGGACTCGTTGTGGGAGGAACAACCGCCCCCCTCGGCCATCGCCAACCTGCGCAACTATGCCGCCAGCATCCGGGCCGCGCTCCGGCGGTCCGGTGACGTCTACTCGGCCCGGCTCATCGCCGACAACGGACGCTACCAACTGCGGGTGGAGCAGAAAGAACTGGATGTACGCCAGTTCGAGGTGCTGGCCACGGAGGGCAGGGAAGCGCTGCGCAGGATGGACTGGAGCGGGGCGAGACACCTACTCGATCAGGCACGCCGACTCTGGCGAGGCAAAGCGGCGGAGAACGTGGCCCGCTCCGCAGTGTTGGACTCCTACCTGGTGGCTCTGGATGAGTGCCGGCTGGGCGTGGAGGAGGACCACGTGGAGGCGCTGCTGGCGCTCGGTGACTGCTGGAGGGTCATTGGACGGTTACGCCAGTTCCTGATAGATCATCCCTATCGGGAGCGGGCCTGGGAACTGCTCATGCTCGCCCTCTACCGTTCCGGGGACGCTGTCGCCGGGTTGGCCGCCTATGAGCAGGTGCGCAAGGCCTTGGTGGATGGTCTTGGGATCGAGCCGAGCGCGAGCCTGGCGCGGCTCCAGTGTGCGATCCTCCAGCGAGATCCCCGACTGACCAGCAACGAGGGGCTCCGGATACTCGACCATCCGTCCGCGGAGCGCGCGGCGACGGCACCCCTGGTCTCGGTGGTGCCGCGGCAGTTGCCCGCCGCGCCGGTGCCCTTCGTTGGTCGGGAAGCAGAGTGCGCGCAGCTCGACCGGATACTGACCGGCCGGGTGGCCGAGGCCCCCGCGGTCGTGGCGATCAGCGGTCCCCCGGGGGTGGGGAAGTCCGCCCTCGCGCTGCGTGCCGCCCATGAGCACGCCGATCGTTTTCCTGACGGGCAGGTCTACCTGGACCTGTTGGGTACCCGGTCTGACCGGCCCCCGTTGACGCCCGTCGACACACTCAACTCCCTACTCACCGCGTTGGGTGACGACCGCGCTCCGAGTCTGCCGTGGCCGGCGGCGACAGCCCGACTCCGCTCGCTGATGGCCGCCCGGAGACTTCTGATCATCCTGGACAACATCGCCGAATTCCGGCAGATCAAGGAGCTGATACCCGCCGGACCCCACTCGCTGGTGTTGCTGACCTCGCGCCGGGTGCTCGCACCCACGGTGACCGGACATCGCTTGGACCTTCGTGACCTGCCGTCCACACAGGCCCTGGCGTTACTCGACCAGATCCTGCTCGACAACCGGGTCCGTGAGGAACCCGGTGCAGGCCGCCAACTGGTCGACCTGTGCGAGCGACGTCCACTGGCCGTCACCATCGTCGGTGGAATACTGGCAGCTCGTCCGGACCTGCCGCTCTCGACGTACGCTGGTCGGCTTGTCGACGAAAGGACCCGGCTGACTGAACTGGAGTTCGAGCATCTCTCTGTGCGGTCCGCGCTGTGGAGCAGCTACCGATGTCTGCTCGACAGTTGCCGCCCGATCGACCGACTCGCCACCCGCATCTTCGAACACATGGGGCTGATCCCGGCCGGCAAGCTGTACGCCGCCGAGGTCGCCGCGCGGCTGGGGGTCAGCGTGTCGGCCACGGAGGCAGCCCTCGGACGGTTGGTGCGGGAGCGGCTGTTGACGGACTGCCCGGCCGATGGCGCGTACCGCAGGTCGGATCTGGTCAGGCTGTTCGCGGCCGAGCAAGCGAAGGTGGCTCGCCAGCCAGACCGGCCGAATCCTGATAGCCGCTCGCCTGCAACGTGA